Genomic DNA from Alistipes indistinctus YIT 12060:
GGGTCACGCAGCGTGATGCCGGTGATCGTGACGTTCGTGCACTCGCGGAAGTAGATGTTTTCCGGGCGGTTCGTCTCGTTGGGGCGGTCCAGTTTCAGCGGGTCTTCATAAATGCCGCGCTGGATGTACTGTACCATGTTGTTGGCGGTTTTGAAACCCTGGCCGTCGATGGTACCCTTGCCGGTGATGCCGATGTTCTCCTGTTTCATGGCGAACACCATGGCCATCCAGCGTACATACGGGTCTTTCACGTAGTCGAACGGGTTGGTCGAGCCGAGCAGCACGGCGCCGCGCTCGAGGTGCAGCGTCACGTTGCTTTTCAGGTAGATCGAGCCGGTGAGGTACTTGCCGGGGCCGAAGACGAGGCGTCCGCCGCCGCGTTCGTTCACCGCGTCGATCGCGCGCTGGATCGCACCCGTGTTCAGGGTGATGCCGTCGGCCTTGGCGCCGAAGTCCGAAACCTGGTAGTCCTTGGCCGAGAGTTGCGTGGCGCCGCACAGCAAGGCGATGGCTAATGCGAGAAATTTGAGCTTAGTCATGGTTTGTTATTTATTGATTTGAATGTTAGTCGTTTGGTAAGTATGGATCTGTTTTTTCTTTGCTCCCGGTTCTTCGAAGGTGACATCTGCGAGGCTCAGGCCCTTCACGTCGTCGGTGACGATCGCCGGGCGGTAGTCACGGTTTTTGGCAATGAACTTCACGTTGTCGAAAGCGATATCCTTCGCGTGGCGGATGTAGAAGCCCCATGCGGGCAGCTCCTTGAATTGCGAAAATTCGGGATAACGGTCGGCCATCTCGGGGATCGCGTCGAGCTCCTTCGCGCTGGTGCCCACCTTCGCGTAGTAGGGATTGCCGCCGCCCGGGGTGACGATCGTGATGTTTTCGAGTTTCACGTTCCGGATGTCGTACCCTTTCAGGCCGACGATGCTTGCGGGCGAGATGTTGCGCGGCAGGTCTTCCACCGGGCCTTCGTATTCGTAACCCGCGTCGGGCTTGCCGTCCGAGAGTTCGCAGTACATGTTCCGGATCGTGACTCCGTCGATCGAACCCACCGAACCTTTGGTCCAGCGGTTGCCGATACGCAGGAAGATCGCGTTGCCCACGTTGTATGCGTAAAGGCTGTCGACGAGGATATTCTCGACGACGCCTCCGTCCGGCGTGGCGATCGTGAAGGCCGAGCGGAAGGTGTCGTATACCTTATTGTTGATGATGCGGATATTCTTGTAGCCGCCGGCGCTTACCGTGCCGAACTTGATGCCGCTCGCGCTCGAGCGGGCTACGCAGTTGCGGATTTCGATGTTCTCGCACATGTGCTCGTGGCTGTGCGATTTGAGGCAGATACCGTCGTCGGTCGCGTCGATGAACGAATTGGTGACGGTGGTGTTGCGGCAGTCGACGATGTCGAGCCCGTCGTTGTTCCAGTAGGCCTTGCTGTCGACGGTGATGCCGTTGATCTTCAGCCGATCGCACTGGTCGTAAGTCTGCACCCAGTCGCCCGAGTTCTTCAGCGTGATGCCGTCGATGGTGACGTCTTTGCATTCGCGGAAATAGAGCGTCCGTGCGCGGCGCGATCCATCGGGCCGGTCGTATTTGGCCGGGTCGTTGATGATCCCTTTCTGGATCTGGTCGAGCAGGTTATACGACGCCTCGCGGCCCTGGCCGTCGATGACCCCCTTGCCGGTAATCGCGACATTGTCGACCTTAACCGCCCGCACCAATGCGCAGTAGGAACTGTCGATCGGGTAGTCGTACGGGTTCGTCGAACCGAGCAGTACGGCGCCTTCGTTGAGCTGGATCGTGACGTTCGAGCGCAGGTTGATGCTGCCGGTCAGGTAACGGCCCACGTAGAAGACGAGGCGTCCGCCACCCTCGGAGTGGATGTAGTCTATCGCCTTCTGGATCGAGGAGGTGTTCAGCGTCGTACCGTTGGATTTGATGCCGAAGAGCGAGGCGTTGTAATCCTTCGCCCCCAGTTGCATCGCACACAGGACGGCCAGTGCTGAGAGAATAAACTTTTTCATGAATCGTTGTTGGTTTGAGAGAGTTTTTTGAAAAATTGAAGTTTATTGGCAGTAGTCCGGGGCAGCCTGTCCGCTGCCCCTGTGAATTATCTCTGCAGCTTGTTTAGACAATTTTATTTGTATAGCGTTACCGGTCCGAGGATGCCCAGCGACAGGGTCGGCCACTCTTTCCTGCCGGCGGTGAACTTCTGGGCAGTGGCGTTGTCGGTGAGCGTATGCATGTAGTTGCCCAGGACGGTGACCACGCGCACCTCGATCTCGTTGCTGCCGGTGTGTAGCTGATCGGCGATGTCGTAAATGCGGTTGCCGTACCATTTCACGCCGCAGTCCACGCCGTTGACGAGCACCTGCGAGATGCCGTAGACTTTGCCCAGATTCAGGACGGTGTCCCCGGCGTTCGAGCTGTTCACGTCGAACTTCGTGCGGTACACGACCGTTCCGGCGAAATCTTTCCATTCGGTCTCCTTCAGGTCGGTGGGCGTCTCCATCTGCGTGGTTTTGACCCATCCTTCACGGGCATGGTGCAGTTCGACCTGCCAGTTTTTAAGCGTCAGCGCGTTCGGGGCGCTGACGGGCAGCGGTTTCCACGGCTCGCCCTTAGACACCTTGTCGAAGACGATGAAGAGGGTTTCGGCCGGGCCGAGTTCCAGTTCGAAGCTGCCGTCGGTGAGCGTGATGCGGTAACGCTTGCCGGTATCGGGATCCCAAATCCACGGGTAACGGCCCCGCGTAATCTCCGGCGAGAAGGTGATCTTGCTCTTGTAGGGGTTGTGCATGTGCACGTTGGCCAGGAAGAAGAAGGTGTTGCCGTCGCCGCCGTTCCAACGTGTCTGCAGGAAGAAGCGGTCGGGGTTCTCGACGGTCATGTAGTGCGGCAGGTTGTACTGGCCGATCAGCTCCCGGTACCATTCGAGGAACTTGTTGTCCTCGGGTTTTTTGACGAGGATAAAGCGGTCGGGGTAGGCCTGCAGTTTCTTGATCCACGCCTGTACCTCGGCGTCGCGCTTTTTGTAATCTTTGAAGCCGAGCGACTTGGACGGGTATTTTTCGATGCAGAAAACGCGGCCGCCCTGGGAAACGAACTCGTGAATCTTCGCGAGCGTCGAGGGGGCGGTGCTGGTCACTTCGGGTAGGAAGAGCGTGCCGTACTGTTTGGGACCGTAGCAGAGCTTGCCGTTCTTAACCGTCGAGGCGTTCAGTACGATCTCCGAGGTGTAGTCGGCGGCGCCGCCGTTCTTGCAGATCGCTTCCCATATTAAAGAGGTGTAAAGGACGTTCAGCGTGCCGGGGAACGGGTCGGTCTGCACGCCGATCTCGCCCCACATGTCGTAGTTGGGCGGCAGGATGATCATGTCGGTGTACATGTCCGCGTTCTGGAACTGCGACGAGAGGCGCCCCTTGTAAGCGTTCAGGTACTTGAAGTAAGGCCACCAGGTGTTGTTCTCGTTGTAGTAGGAACCGTATTGCACCCAGCCGGGGAACGGCGCGTCGGCCGGCGAGTAGTTGAAGCCGTGCCATACCGAGTGCGTGATGCCGGAGACGGCGCTCATGTCCGAGCCGATTTTGATCAGCTCGAGCGTTGCGCGGAAGGCGAGGTAGGTATTGGTCATCTCCTCGGCGCTGACGATGCGCTTGCCGGTAAGGTGCGCGGCCGAAGA
This window encodes:
- a CDS encoding glycosyl hydrolase, with translation MDRRTFLLRSAMLATGTLVAALSPTLAEAAAKAAETGSLSFDSEAYKRFKNSEFKYHPYVRWWWNGDKVEAAELVRELHLLKEAGIAGVEINPIAFPTTGDDLGKKSLRWLSDEWIDALKVTFDEAKKIGMTCDLLVGSGWPFGSEDLTPEERAQVVLVDAEKIEGPTTFEISKFTIFKTVDPGVTDVNPLRTFEIMSLKLVPNPMSGIDQAIDLSDQIGKEVISVDVPEGKYVFYALVKVNSFACVINGAPGAAGSILNHMDKKAVRKYLDHMADTIQNRIGPLKNYVRAMFTDSMELEGSNWTGDFAEQFRLRRGYDLMPYLPFMMFKVGRLGDVLDYNYGAEKTPEFKAELQRVRFDFELTKAELLKERFTDTYTGWCKDLGVLSRAQAYGRGFFPLESSMGYSIPEGESWTTNWLKHRLGEEMRDDEYRAGRGYTMINKYVSSAAHLTGKRIVSAEEMTNTYLAFRATLELIKIGSDMSAVSGITHSVWHGFNYSPADAPFPGWVQYGSYYNENNTWWPYFKYLNAYKGRLSSQFQNADMYTDMIILPPNYDMWGEIGVQTDPFPGTLNVLYTSLIWEAICKNGGAADYTSEIVLNASTVKNGKLCYGPKQYGTLFLPEVTSTAPSTLAKIHEFVSQGGRVFCIEKYPSKSLGFKDYKKRDAEVQAWIKKLQAYPDRFILVKKPEDNKFLEWYRELIGQYNLPHYMTVENPDRFFLQTRWNGGDGNTFFFLANVHMHNPYKSKITFSPEITRGRYPWIWDPDTGKRYRITLTDGSFELELGPAETLFIVFDKVSKGEPWKPLPVSAPNALTLKNWQVELHHAREGWVKTTQMETPTDLKETEWKDFAGTVVYRTKFDVNSSNAGDTVLNLGKVYGISQVLVNGVDCGVKWYGNRIYDIADQLHTGSNEIEVRVVTVLGNYMHTLTDNATAQKFTAGRKEWPTLSLGILGPVTLYK
- a CDS encoding glycoside hydrolase family 28 protein; protein product: MKKFILSALAVLCAMQLGAKDYNASLFGIKSNGTTLNTSSIQKAIDYIHSEGGGRLVFYVGRYLTGSINLRSNVTIQLNEGAVLLGSTNPYDYPIDSSYCALVRAVKVDNVAITGKGVIDGQGREASYNLLDQIQKGIINDPAKYDRPDGSRRARTLYFRECKDVTIDGITLKNSGDWVQTYDQCDRLKINGITVDSKAYWNNDGLDIVDCRNTTVTNSFIDATDDGICLKSHSHEHMCENIEIRNCVARSSASGIKFGTVSAGGYKNIRIINNKVYDTFRSAFTIATPDGGVVENILVDSLYAYNVGNAIFLRIGNRWTKGSVGSIDGVTIRNMYCELSDGKPDAGYEYEGPVEDLPRNISPASIVGLKGYDIRNVKLENITIVTPGGGNPYYAKVGTSAKELDAIPEMADRYPEFSQFKELPAWGFYIRHAKDIAFDNVKFIAKNRDYRPAIVTDDVKGLSLADVTFEEPGAKKKQIHTYQTTNIQINK